One window of the Pyrus communis chromosome 17, drPyrComm1.1, whole genome shotgun sequence genome contains the following:
- the LOC137721667 gene encoding 18.1 kDa class I heat shock protein-like, translated as MSLIPSNIFVGHYDPFCHNVWDPFEEFHYGGPMIIPHHAFPSEATSFVTSMTDWKETSDGHLALKVHLPGFKREEVKVDVEEGRVLSIRGEKKVEREENHDGWHRFERSSGKFIRRLRLPENAKAEKMKVFVENGMLTVTVPKENEVIKYSPHTRVH; from the coding sequence ATGTCACTCATTCCTAGTAACATCTTTGTTGGTCACTACGATCCTTTCTGCCACAATGTTTGGGACCCATTTGAGGAATTTCATTATGGAGGCCCAATGATCATCCCACACCATGCTTTCCCAAGTGAAGCAACCTCCTTCGTGACCTCAATGACCGACTGGAAGGAGACCTCAGATGGGCACTTAGCACTCAAGGTACATCTTCCGGGGTTCAAGAGGGAAGAAGTGAAGGTGGATGTGGAGGAAGGTAGGGTTCTTAGTATTAGGGGCGAGAAAAAGgtggagagagaagaaaatcaCGACGGTTGGCACCGTTTTGAGAGGAGCAGTGGCAAGTTCATTAGGCGTTTGAGGTTGCCTGAGAATGCCAAGGCCGAGAAGATGAAGGTGTTCGTGGAAAATGGAATGCTCACTGTCACGGTTCCTAAGGAGAATGAGGTTATTAAGTACTCTCCTCATACCAGAGTGCACTAG
- the LOC137722059 gene encoding copper transporter 2-like has protein sequence MEPMMNMNMQMSFHWGKEATILFKGWPNESTAMYILALLLVFVLAFTMETLSAWPNVKPSMNPVVAGLAQASIYAVRIGMGYLVMLAVMSFNARIFIVAVAGHTFGYFIVKAVTLALAKPAASQP, from the coding sequence ATGGAGCCTATGATGAACATGAACATGCAGATGAGCTTCCACTGGGGCAAGGAGGCTACAATCCTATTCAAAGGCTGGCCTAATGAAAGCACTGCCATGTACATATTGGCTTTACTTTTGGTGTTTGTGCTAGCCTTTACTATGGAGACTTTGTCTGCCTGGCCTAATGTCAAACCTAGCATGAACCCAGTCGTGGCGGGTCTCGCTCAGGCCTCCATTTACGCTGTTCGAATTGGGATGGGGTACTTGGTCATGCTCGCTGTCATGTCATTCAACGCCAGAATCTTCATAGTAGCCGTGGCAGGCCACACCTTCGGGTACTTTATAGTCAAGGCCGTAACTCTTGCTCTTGCCAAACCAGCTGCTTCCCAACCctag
- the LOC137722058 gene encoding copper transporter 6-like, producing MAPPPKGSDEQQPHIWGKDVIIVFHDWPNNHLDKYVLALFFIFLLAVAIEILSVLPKHRPSTKPYLSLLGQTSVHTFRTGLAYLIMISVMSFNIEILIAALASHAVGFFIVKVRDHGHLPD from the coding sequence ATGGCTCCTCCGCCCAAGGGCAGTGATGAGCAGCAGCCTCACATATGGGGCAAAGATGTCATCATCGTCTTCCACGACTGGCCTAACAACCACCTCGACAAATATGTCTTGGCtctcttcttcatcttcctcctcGCTGTCGCCATCgagatattgtccgttttgccCAAACACCGACCAAGCACCAAACCCTACCTATCCCTCCTCGGCCAGACCAGCGTCCACACTTTTCGTACTGGTTTGGCTTACCTGATCATGATCTCCGTCATGTCGTTCAATATCGAAATCCTCATCGCCGCCCTGGCCAGCCATGCCGTAGGTTTCTTCATTGTTAAGGTTCGCGATCATGGCCACCTCCCCGACTAA